One Glutamicibacter halophytocola DNA segment encodes these proteins:
- a CDS encoding PhoH family protein: MSRTAEQDVRTYVIDTSVLLSDPKAMFHFEEHHVVIPLTVVTELEHKRKDPDLGYFARQALRLLDDLIASHGGLAQAVPVSSAGGTLRIELNHIAPEVLPVGMRSGDNDARILAVAKHLLDSGLDVALVTKDLPMRIKASAMGIHAEVYRNELIASTGWTGIQQLDLDEESMATLYEREQLLNLPAAADAPVNTGFVITSPRGSALARKTDDTTLKLVRGDQQAFGLHGRSAEQRIALDLLMDPSVGIVSLGGNAGTGKSALALCAGMEAVLERREHRKITVFRPLYAVGGQELGYLPGSEGEKMGPWAQAVFDTLGSIVSKNAIDEVLERGMLEVLPLTHIRGRSLHDSFVIVDEAQSLERNVLLTVLSRIGQNSKVVLTHDVAQRDNLHVGRHDGIAAVVEQLKGHSLFGHVTLTRSERSAIAALVTEMLDAPMLR; this comes from the coding sequence ATGAGCCGAACTGCCGAACAGGACGTACGAACCTACGTCATTGATACCTCGGTATTGCTTTCCGATCCGAAAGCGATGTTCCACTTTGAAGAGCATCATGTGGTGATTCCATTGACCGTGGTCACCGAGCTGGAACACAAGCGCAAGGATCCAGACCTCGGATACTTCGCGCGCCAGGCCCTGCGCCTGCTCGATGACCTGATCGCCAGCCACGGGGGACTTGCCCAGGCGGTTCCCGTGTCATCGGCTGGCGGCACCTTGCGCATTGAACTGAACCACATAGCGCCGGAAGTTCTTCCTGTGGGCATGCGCTCGGGCGACAACGACGCGCGCATCCTCGCCGTCGCCAAGCATCTGCTGGATTCAGGACTTGATGTTGCCCTGGTGACCAAGGACCTGCCGATGCGCATCAAGGCGTCAGCGATGGGGATCCACGCCGAGGTGTACCGCAACGAGCTGATCGCTTCCACCGGCTGGACCGGAATACAGCAGCTGGACCTGGACGAGGAATCGATGGCCACGCTGTATGAGCGCGAGCAGCTCTTGAATTTGCCAGCGGCAGCCGACGCGCCTGTCAATACCGGCTTTGTCATCACCTCGCCCCGCGGCAGCGCGCTGGCTCGAAAGACCGATGACACTACCCTCAAGCTGGTTCGTGGAGACCAGCAGGCTTTTGGGTTGCACGGCCGCAGCGCCGAGCAGCGAATCGCCTTGGACCTGTTGATGGATCCTTCGGTAGGCATCGTTTCGCTGGGCGGCAACGCCGGTACTGGCAAGTCGGCTCTGGCTCTGTGCGCCGGAATGGAAGCGGTGCTGGAGCGACGCGAGCACCGCAAGATCACCGTGTTCCGACCGCTGTACGCCGTGGGCGGCCAGGAGCTGGGCTACTTGCCGGGCTCGGAAGGCGAAAAGATGGGCCCGTGGGCCCAGGCCGTGTTCGACACCCTGGGTTCCATCGTGTCGAAGAACGCCATTGACGAGGTGCTGGAGCGCGGCATGCTCGAGGTCCTGCCGCTGACCCACATCCGCGGGCGTTCCCTGCATGACTCATTTGTCATTGTTGATGAAGCGCAGTCCCTGGAACGCAATGTGCTGCTCACGGTGCTCTCGCGCATCGGCCAGAACTCCAAGGTGGTGCTCACCCACGATGTGGCCCAGCGGGACAACCTGCACGTGGGACGCCATGATGGCATTGCAGCGGTGGTGGAACAGCTCAAGGGGCACTCGCTGTTTGGCCATGTGACGCTGACTCGTTCCGAGCGTTCAGCGATCGCCGCTTTGGTGACCGAAATGCTCGATGCGCCGATGCTGCGCTAG
- a CDS encoding isoprenyl transferase yields MQLPNLAYRYYERRLAKSLPADRLPHHIGVMVDGNRRWAKLAGTPTMAGHQAGADKILEFLDWCEELNIKMVTLYMLSTDNLNREASELRDLLEVIGGTLDRLGETNRVKVQQVGAKDLLPEDLAQKLAALETVTENRAGVHVNVAIGYGGRREILDAFKALLGQAAHDGRTLEELAENLSTDDIESALYTKGQPDPDLVIRTSGEQRLSGFLTWQSAYSEFYFCEALWPDFRRVDFLRALRDFADRQRRFGA; encoded by the coding sequence GTGCAGCTTCCCAACCTTGCGTACCGTTACTACGAACGGCGCTTGGCGAAGTCACTGCCAGCCGACAGGCTTCCGCACCACATTGGAGTCATGGTTGACGGTAACCGCCGTTGGGCCAAGCTCGCAGGTACGCCAACCATGGCCGGCCATCAAGCTGGGGCGGACAAGATCCTGGAATTCCTGGACTGGTGCGAAGAGCTGAACATCAAGATGGTCACGCTCTACATGCTCTCCACGGACAACTTGAATCGCGAGGCGAGCGAACTGCGCGACCTCTTGGAGGTCATCGGCGGAACCCTTGACCGCTTGGGCGAAACCAACAGGGTCAAGGTCCAGCAAGTCGGTGCCAAGGACCTGCTTCCAGAGGATTTGGCGCAGAAATTGGCGGCTTTGGAAACCGTTACCGAAAACCGCGCCGGAGTCCACGTGAATGTGGCGATCGGCTATGGGGGCCGCCGGGAAATCCTGGATGCCTTCAAAGCGCTTTTGGGGCAGGCCGCACACGACGGACGCACGCTAGAAGAGCTGGCCGAAAACCTCTCCACGGATGACATCGAATCGGCCCTGTACACCAAGGGCCAGCCCGACCCCGACCTGGTCATCCGCACCAGTGGCGAGCAGCGCCTGAGCGGATTCCTGACCTGGCAGAGCGCCTATTCAGAGTTCTACTTCTGCGAAGCGCTGTGGCCTGACTTCCGGCGTGTTGATTTCCTGCGAGCCCTGCGCGACTTTGCCGATCGCCAACGCAGGTTCGGTGCCTAG